In the genome of Pontibacter actiniarum, the window GGTGTCTGGTCTTCTGCAACAGTGCTTTTCGGTGATGCGGCGTTTTGCTCGTTAGCAGCTGCCTCGTTCTCTGGTTTGTTAGCCTCAGCTCCGGTAGTGTCCATATGCTCTTTGTCAGTTGTCATGTCTACTGTGTTGGTTACAACGTATAAGCGTTTCAGTTCAGGCGTGGGTCTTCTGGGTAATTGCTCAGCACCTTAAACTTACCTCCCATTTCGCGCAGAATGCTGCGCCAGAGGGTTTCTACGTCCAAATTAAATAATTTATTCGCAGCATTGTTGTTTACAATCCAAACATTTTTGTCGATCTCCTCCTGCAGCTGGCCGGGTGTCCAGCCAGAGTAACCCAGGAAGAAGCGGATATCGTCCTTTTTCACCACGCCGGTGTCGATCATGGTGCGCAGCGTTTCGAAATCGCCGCCCCAATACACGTCCTCGCCCAGCTTTACGGCCTGCGGCAGGTCCGGCAGGCGGTGGATGTAGTGCAGCGTGTTGTACTGTACCGGCCCGCCTATGCCCAGGTTCATGTCAAAGTCGTCATCAAACACATCCAGCACGTCAGACAGGTTCAGGTTGGAGGCGCGGTTCAGCACCAGGCCGAAAGAACCTTCCTCTTCTTCGTGGCTGCATAGCAGGATCACACTGCGCTCAAAGTTTGGGTCGCCCAGGTATGGCTCCGAAATAAGTATGCTGCCGTTTTGGGGCTTTATCACCTTTTTGTCCGTCATCAATCTTTCTTCACGTTACACTGTTTCAGCTACTGCCAGCAGAGCGGGGTGCCCTACAGCTTTAATTTAAGGGTTTTATACTTCTTACGCAAAGCAACGCAGATAGTCGCGTGGCGCCGTTACGTTCTCAGCTTCCTGCTGCTATACTGTAATAACTATAGTACGGTTGGCCTGTTTACTTGCGGGCGGCGCGAATATTAACTTTAGCCGCAGCGGATAATTTTATAAATTTGACCAAAACCCAAGCGTATGGCCTTAACACATAACATTGCCGATATCCGGATCAACTATACAAAGCAGGCCCTGACGGAGGCTTCCGTGCTGCAGGACCCGGTGCAGCAGTTCCAGGTGTGGCTGCAGGAAGCCCTGGAGTCGGAGGTGCACGAACCGACGGCCCTGGTGCTCTCCACCGTGGGCGGCGGCAAACCCTCTGCCCGCGTGGTGCTCCTGAAGGGGGTGGATGAGCAGGGATTCATCTTTTTTACGAACTATGAGAGCCGGAAAGGCCACGATCTGGCTGAGAACCCTTACGCCTCGCTTACGTTTTTCTGGCCGGAGCTGGAGCGGCAGGTGCGGGTGGAAGGTAAGGTAGAAAAAGTGGCCCCTGCCCTGTCAGACAGCTACTTTCACAGTCGCCCGAAAGGCAGCCAGATCGGAGCCTGGGCCTCGCCGCAGAGCCGGGTAATTGAGGCGCGCGAGGTGCTGGAGCAGCGGGAGCAGCAATACAGCAGCCAGTTTGCCCGGGAGGAGCAGGTGCCCCGCCCGGCGCACTGGGGAGGGTACCGCCTGCTGCCGCACTACCTGGAGTTTTGGCAGGGCCGCCCAAGCCGCCTGCACGACCGCATCGTGTACGAGCGGGAAGGCGGGAACTGGCAGGTCAAGCGCCTGGCTCCCTGATGCCGAGGCAGGTTTTATACTTGCCGGAGCCTGATTTATACTTTGTAACGAGAACAAATGGCTGAGATATTACCTTTGCGCGCCTGGCGCTACAACAATACGTTAAACGAAAACATTGAGCAGCTAACCTCCCCGCTCTTCGACGTGGTGTCGGACAAGCAGCGGGAGGCGCTGTACCGCAACCCCAACAACAGCATTCACCTGTCGGTGCCCAGGGGCGAGCACCCTGCCGAGAGTGCCGCAGAGCTGCTGCAGGCCTGGAAAGAGCAAGGGGTGCTGCTGCAGGACCAAATGCCGGGTATTTACGTGTACTACCAGTACTTCCGGCTGCCGGGCAACGACAAGGAGTTTGTGCGCAAAGGCTTTATCTGCAACATAAAGGCTTATGACTGGCACGAACGCGTGCTGTTGCGCCACGAGAACACCATCCCCAGCGCAGTGAACGACCGCATCGAGCTGCTGGAGAAAACGCTGCTGAGCTCCAGCCCCACCCATGGCCTCTATACCGATACGGACTTCGTGCTGGAGCCTTACATGGACGAAAGCATCCGGACACCGATCTATGAAACGGAGGATTACCAGGGCGTGCGCGATGTATTGGCCGTGATCCACGACCACGAGGTAATCAAGCTGTTTCTGCAGACGCTCGCCGATAAGCAGATCCTGCTAGCCGACGGCCACCACCGCTACGGCGGGGCGTTGGCGTATCGCCGCAAGATGATGGCCCAGAACCCGCACCACACCGGGTATGAGGCCTACAACTATCACCTGATGTACCTCACCAACTCTGAGCACGATGACCTGCGCATCCTGCCGACGCACCGCCTGCTCAAGAGCCTGCCGGTGTCGGACGAGGAGTTCCTGGAGGGGCTGCAGGCGTACTTCACGGTCACGCCAAAGGAAGACCCGTACGAGCTGAACGAGGTTATTGTGGGCAAGCCCTGGGCCTTTGGGCTCTATTTGAACGGCAACGCCTATAAGCTGCGCCTGAAACCAGAGGTGCACCCCACCATCGACTGGAATTTTCCGGAGGAGGTGAAGCAGTTGGACCTGACGGTGATGCACTACTTTATATTTGAAAAGATACTGGGGATCTACCGCCAGGAGCAGCGCGACTACAAGGGCCTCAGCTATGAGCGCAACTTTACGGCCTGCATCCGAAAAGTAGATCAGGGAGAGGCGCACCTGGCCCTGATCACCAACGAGGTGTCGATGGAGCAGGTGAAGCGCGTGTGCAACAGCGGTGCCATCATGCCTCAGAAATCAACCTTTTTCTACCCGAAAGTTATCTGTGGATTTTTATTTAGCTCCATCAAAGAAGATGAATTTACAACGGCCGCTACTGCTTGCCTCTAACTCCCCGCGCCGCAAAGAACTGCTGGCCAGCCTGGGCCTCCGGTACGAGGTGCTGGTAAAGGAGGTGCACGAGGATTTTCCGGCGCACCTGAAGCGCGAGGAAGTGGCTACGTACCTGGCTTCGCATAAAGCCGATGCGTATACTTCGGACATCACGGATCAGGCGCTGATTACGGCGGATACCATTGTGTGCCTGGGCGAGCGCGTGCTGAACAAGCCCGCCGACTATGCAGAGGCGCAGGCGATGCTGCAGGCGCTGTCGGGCAACACCCACGAAGTTATTACAGGGGTCTGCATTCTGACCCGCGAAGGCAAAACCGTTTTCCACGACAGCACCAAAGTGTACTTCAAACCGCTTACTGCCGCCGAAATAGATCACTACATCACGCACTACAAACCTTACGACAAAGCGGGCGCTTACGGCATTCAGGAGTGGATCGGCATGATCGGCATCGACCACATCGAGGGGTCCTACTTTAACGTGATGGGGCTGCCGGTGCAAAAGCTGTACCTCAAGCTGGTAGAGTTGGGTATACTTTCACTTTAACCGGTTGCCTCTGTGCCTTACAAAAGAAGTGCTTTGTGTGGTGCTGTGGAGGCTTTTCCTATACTTGCGGCACATTCATGCACAGGGAATATAACCGAAAAAGTTGCACATGCTGGAGCAACAGGACAAGGATGTGGTTGGCTTAGCGCTTAACACGCCAAAAGAAGTTGAACTTGATGAAGGAGAGCTTCTAAAAGTAGCTGAAGAAAAACGGCATAGTGCCAAAGGCTGGTGGATACTGTTTACACTTTATTCCGCTGTTTGGCTGCTGTACCCTTTTATCGGGCCAAAGGGTGGACCTGCCCCAATACGCCGCATGGCTTATGCTGAAGCATTAGTAGCGTTTATTTGGCCTCATCTGATTTTATCAGCTGTTACGTACTACTGCCTCATCATCAGGATGAACGCTGACGTGAGAAGCCGAAGCAAACAGGTATTGAAGACAACTATCACGAAAGTGTCAAAAGGTAGCTCAAAGAACAAAATCACGCTTTATACTTCAAACAGAAAACCTGAGCATTTTACGGTCAATACTTCTGGGAGTGAAATTGATACCAG includes:
- a CDS encoding YqgE/AlgH family protein; amino-acid sequence: MTDKKVIKPQNGSILISEPYLGDPNFERSVILLCSHEEEEGSFGLVLNRASNLNLSDVLDVFDDDFDMNLGIGGPVQYNTLHYIHRLPDLPQAVKLGEDVYWGGDFETLRTMIDTGVVKKDDIRFFLGYSGWTPGQLQEEIDKNVWIVNNNAANKLFNLDVETLWRSILREMGGKFKVLSNYPEDPRLN
- the pdxH gene encoding pyridoxamine 5'-phosphate oxidase, coding for MALTHNIADIRINYTKQALTEASVLQDPVQQFQVWLQEALESEVHEPTALVLSTVGGGKPSARVVLLKGVDEQGFIFFTNYESRKGHDLAENPYASLTFFWPELERQVRVEGKVEKVAPALSDSYFHSRPKGSQIGAWASPQSRVIEAREVLEQREQQYSSQFAREEQVPRPAHWGGYRLLPHYLEFWQGRPSRLHDRIVYEREGGNWQVKRLAP
- a CDS encoding DUF1015 domain-containing protein, whose translation is MAEILPLRAWRYNNTLNENIEQLTSPLFDVVSDKQREALYRNPNNSIHLSVPRGEHPAESAAELLQAWKEQGVLLQDQMPGIYVYYQYFRLPGNDKEFVRKGFICNIKAYDWHERVLLRHENTIPSAVNDRIELLEKTLLSSSPTHGLYTDTDFVLEPYMDESIRTPIYETEDYQGVRDVLAVIHDHEVIKLFLQTLADKQILLADGHHRYGGALAYRRKMMAQNPHHTGYEAYNYHLMYLTNSEHDDLRILPTHRLLKSLPVSDEEFLEGLQAYFTVTPKEDPYELNEVIVGKPWAFGLYLNGNAYKLRLKPEVHPTIDWNFPEEVKQLDLTVMHYFIFEKILGIYRQEQRDYKGLSYERNFTACIRKVDQGEAHLALITNEVSMEQVKRVCNSGAIMPQKSTFFYPKVICGFLFSSIKEDEFTTAATACL
- a CDS encoding Maf family nucleotide pyrophosphatase, translated to MNLQRPLLLASNSPRRKELLASLGLRYEVLVKEVHEDFPAHLKREEVATYLASHKADAYTSDITDQALITADTIVCLGERVLNKPADYAEAQAMLQALSGNTHEVITGVCILTREGKTVFHDSTKVYFKPLTAAEIDHYITHYKPYDKAGAYGIQEWIGMIGIDHIEGSYFNVMGLPVQKLYLKLVELGILSL